Proteins from a single region of Hordeum vulgare subsp. vulgare chromosome 6H, MorexV3_pseudomolecules_assembly, whole genome shotgun sequence:
- the LOC123404033 gene encoding transcription factor MYB17, with the protein MGRRAPCCDKKGLKKGPWTPEEDKQLVDFIQANGHGSWRLLPKLAGLNRCGKSCRLRWTNYLRPDIKRGPFTAEEQKSIIQLHAIVGNKWSMIAAQLPGRTDNEIKNYWNTHLKKQLRRMGLDEPPPGPTAARHMAQWETARLEAEARLSLLSSSGAAATATTSGSASSSSTAAAGAPMAEHAKPADVFLRLWNSDIGSSFRKAAAPVSVKEEEAVLPGAGDDSSAASNEMDAAAAEYQMFLDFAGEELGLFHGRHGGYSLFPPLDVLSEASLDTAF; encoded by the exons ATGGGGAGGAGGGCGCCGTGCTGCGACAAGAAGGGTCTCAAGAAGGGGCCGTGGACGCCGGAGGAGGACAAACAACTCGTCGACTTCATCCAGGCCAACGGCCATGGCAGCTGGCGCCTGCTCCCGAAGCTCGCAG GGTTGAACCGGTGCGGCAAGAGTTGCCGGCTACGGTGGACGAATTACCTGCGGCCGGACATCAAGCGCGGGCCCTTCACCGCCGAGGAGCAGAAGTCCATCATCCAGCTCCACGCCATCGTCGGCAACAA GTGGTCCATGATCGCGGCGCAGCTGCCCGGCCGGACGGACAACGAGATCAAGAACTACTGGAACACGCACCTCAAGAAGCAGCTCCGCCGGATGGGCCTCGACGAGCCCCCGCCCGGCCCGACCGCCGCGCGCCACATGGCGCAGTGGGAGACCGCGCGCCTGGAGGCCGAGGCGCGCCTCTCGCTCCTCTCCTCCTCCGGCGCCGCGGCAACGGCCACCACCTCCGGCTCCGCGTCCTCTTCATCGACCGCGGCCGCCGGCGCCCCGATGGCCGAACACGCGAAGCCCGCCGACGTCTTCCTGCGCCTGTGGAACTCGGATATCGGGAGCTCTTTCCGCAAGGCGGCCGCGCCGGTGTCCGTCAAGGAGGAGGAAGCGGTGCTGCCGGGGGCGGGGGACGACTCCTCGGCGGCGTCCAACGAGATGGACGCGGCGGCGGCCGAGTACCAGATGTTCCTCGACTTCGCCGGCGAGGAGCTGGGTCTGTTCCACGGCCGGCACGGCGGCTACTCGCTGTTCCCGCCGCTCGACGTGCTCTCAGAGGCGTCCCTGGACACGGCGTTCTAG